A genomic window from Pirellulales bacterium includes:
- the csrA gene encoding carbon storage regulator CsrA, which produces MLVLSRKKNESIVINNDITIVVVEIRGDKVRLGVEAPKEVPVHRREVYDAIRRNDAASQTRASSNGGADSTTSSANNP; this is translated from the coding sequence ATGCTGGTTCTCTCCCGCAAGAAAAATGAGAGTATTGTCATCAACAATGACATTACCATCGTCGTCGTAGAGATTCGGGGGGATAAGGTCCGTCTCGGTGTGGAAGCGCCAAAGGAAGTACCTGTCCACCGTCGCGAGGTCTATGACGCGATTCGCCGCAATGATGCGGCCTCACAAACCCGCGCTTCTTCGAACGGCGGCGCTGACTCGACTACAAGCAGCGCCAACAACCCGTAA
- a CDS encoding NADH-quinone oxidoreductase subunit I, translated as MGRWLRDIWDAISTVAHGLWVTLRYWIKTYEPDRGTFTHRFEYPERPVPVAARYRGFHRYDLTTCIACDQCAKACPVDCIYIGKERVTNGKGFRITGFTIDYSKCMFCALCVEPCPVDCIFMGASHDLSCYSRDGCIVDFSRLPVDVAWGRSTLNPTAVAESKVIVEPVHGGPNQ; from the coding sequence ATGGGACGGTGGCTGCGTGATATTTGGGATGCCATATCAACAGTGGCTCATGGGCTGTGGGTAACGTTGAGATATTGGATTAAAACGTATGAGCCCGATCGCGGCACGTTTACGCACCGTTTTGAATATCCGGAACGGCCGGTTCCCGTGGCAGCTCGATATCGGGGTTTCCATCGGTACGATCTAACGACTTGCATTGCCTGCGATCAATGTGCCAAAGCTTGTCCGGTGGATTGCATTTACATTGGAAAAGAACGGGTCACTAACGGCAAGGGCTTTCGCATTACAGGTTTCACCATTGATTATTCGAAGTGCATGTTCTGCGCACTGTGTGTGGAACCCTGCCCGGTCGACTGCATTTTCATGGGCGCTTCTCACGATTTAAGCTGTTACAGTCGGGACGGTTGCATTGTCGATTTTTCTCGTTTGCCGGTCGACGTGGCGTGGGGGCGTTCGACGCTAAATCCCACGGCGGTTGCTGAATCGAAGGTGATTGTCGAGCCCGTGCATGGCGGACCGAATCAGTAG
- a CDS encoding DnaB-like helicase N-terminal domain-containing protein: MSAANGKSRKPPVTSEILDRQPPRNLEAEKAVLGSLLLDSKRYPEVVAVIKPSDFYDDANQKIFGHFAPIYESGAKIEMALLVHRLRSSGDYDRVGGAAYLGDVTRSAPTPTNVLHYAGIVRELANKRRTIDISTVMMRDAYNGKSTANIISDCRGELEQISASSNFVSFRRFTCKELSAAEFPLEYLIPNILVAGQHGVIGGRQKTLKTSIGIDLAISLATAGHFLGYFKVARGCQVAMMTGESGLATIRETADRIAKTANYRLDKISGLVFSDQLPQLSDPQHIDALKRFIDNDEIEVLLIDPAYLCIDTSGNEASLFHMGRILRPIGELCIERGVTLLLLHHLNKSGQADLFTPPELAHLSWAGFPEFARQWLLLGRREQYEPGSGVHRLWLNCGGSAGHSGCWAVDIDEGAYDPNTPRRWEVRVDRAETALRESLQRQQTVRTEANRQKSDARLAADRTAAVKYLTIHPEGAAMHTIRDNSGINSTKRCNLALSKLLEDGFIETVEVRGRNGKLSTHNRIRQNNPDLFGQPPEQVKL; encoded by the coding sequence GTGAGCGCAGCCAACGGGAAAAGTCGAAAGCCGCCTGTCACTTCCGAGATTCTCGATCGGCAACCGCCCAGAAACCTCGAAGCGGAAAAAGCAGTTCTCGGTAGCCTGTTGTTGGATTCAAAGCGCTATCCCGAAGTTGTCGCGGTTATTAAACCCAGTGATTTTTATGACGACGCCAATCAGAAAATATTTGGTCACTTTGCACCCATCTACGAGTCTGGCGCCAAGATCGAAATGGCACTCCTCGTGCATCGACTGCGTTCATCGGGAGACTACGATCGAGTGGGTGGCGCTGCATATTTGGGCGATGTGACTCGCAGCGCCCCCACTCCAACAAACGTGCTGCACTACGCAGGCATTGTACGCGAATTGGCGAACAAGCGCCGCACGATCGACATAAGCACCGTAATGATGCGGGACGCTTACAATGGAAAGAGCACCGCCAACATCATTTCTGACTGCCGCGGTGAGCTTGAACAAATTTCGGCATCTTCTAACTTCGTCTCATTTCGCCGGTTTACATGCAAGGAATTGTCTGCGGCGGAGTTTCCGCTCGAATATCTGATTCCAAACATTCTTGTTGCCGGCCAGCACGGTGTAATCGGCGGTCGACAGAAAACTCTCAAAACGTCAATCGGCATCGACCTCGCCATTTCGCTGGCGACAGCCGGACACTTTCTCGGCTACTTCAAAGTCGCCCGAGGCTGCCAGGTGGCCATGATGACGGGTGAGTCGGGCCTAGCCACAATTCGGGAAACTGCTGACCGGATCGCTAAAACTGCGAATTACCGGCTCGATAAAATCAGCGGCCTCGTTTTCTCGGATCAACTACCGCAACTCTCCGACCCTCAACACATCGACGCCTTAAAAAGGTTCATCGACAACGACGAAATCGAAGTGCTGCTGATCGATCCGGCCTATTTGTGCATAGATACTTCTGGCAATGAAGCAAGTCTGTTCCATATGGGGCGCATTCTTCGGCCGATCGGCGAACTTTGCATAGAGCGCGGAGTAACGCTGTTACTGCTGCACCATTTGAATAAGTCTGGACAGGCCGATCTATTCACACCACCCGAACTCGCTCACCTCAGTTGGGCCGGATTCCCCGAGTTTGCCCGCCAATGGCTATTGTTGGGACGCCGCGAACAATATGAACCCGGAAGTGGTGTGCACCGTTTGTGGCTCAACTGTGGCGGAAGCGCCGGACACTCCGGTTGTTGGGCCGTCGACATTGATGAGGGCGCATATGATCCAAACACGCCGCGGCGGTGGGAAGTGCGAGTTGACCGCGCAGAAACTGCACTGCGCGAATCCTTACAGCGGCAACAGACCGTAAGGACTGAAGCGAACCGGCAGAAATCCGATGCTCGTTTAGCTGCGGACCGCACAGCCGCTGTTAAATATCTCACGATCCATCCCGAAGGAGCAGCTATGCACACGATTCGAGATAATTCTGGAATCAACAGTACAAAACGATGCAACTTGGCTCTTTCGAAATTGCTAGAGGACGGTTTTATCGAAACGGTCGAAGTTCGTGGCCGCAATGGCAAGTTAAGTACGCACAACCGAATACGGCAAAATAACCCCGATCTGTTTGGCCAACCTCCGGAACAAGTGAAGCTTTAA
- a CDS encoding DUF2203 domain-containing protein codes for MSDQPRNDRKYFTVEQANAMLPLVRAIVKDLADLSRDVIDRRERLAHLLAGHNGQSTDVYSEELTQIEEELEKDGRRLREYVEELIKLGLEPKNGQEGLVDFPTLIDGREAYLCWKLDEPEVLYWHDLDAGFAGRQPLTAVAGIDS; via the coding sequence ATGAGCGACCAGCCACGAAACGATCGTAAGTATTTTACCGTGGAGCAGGCCAACGCCATGCTGCCGCTGGTACGTGCTATTGTCAAAGACTTAGCTGATCTGTCGCGGGATGTGATCGACCGGCGCGAGCGTCTTGCGCATTTACTGGCTGGGCACAACGGCCAGTCGACCGACGTATACAGCGAAGAGCTAACGCAAATTGAAGAAGAGTTGGAAAAAGACGGCCGGCGGCTGCGTGAATATGTGGAAGAACTCATCAAGCTGGGATTGGAACCGAAAAACGGCCAGGAAGGGTTGGTCGATTTTCCTACGCTGATCGACGGTCGGGAAGCTTATTTGTGCTGGAAGTTAGACGAACCCGAGGTTCTGTACTGGCACGATCTTGATGCCGGTTTCGCGGGTCGCCAGCCTCTCACGGCGGTAGCGGGGATCGATTC